A stretch of Colletotrichum lupini chromosome 2, complete sequence DNA encodes these proteins:
- a CDS encoding oxidoreductase: protein MVGQPIQLIQLIQSSKFSPFTANFQFQPAIMSSPTKRTVLITGCSQGGVGNTLALAFAAQGLRVFATARSLKSVANLTEKGIETLTLDVTSSQSIASVKEEISRRTGGTLDILYNNAGALYEAPAVEADSYRTRQMFDANVFGLFDMVTAFTPLLLAAVSTSRSSQQPTIVNVASVLARLPGPFTSGYNATKAAVAAYSDTLRLEVSPLGLRVLTVYMGEVATSIIQANNISFDRDSLYVDAEDKVRERSATHEKTTTKPDEFARQVVPLVLKSGGSPYVWKGTNAWLVWFLNAFGPRTVFDGTMNAGAGLDDAVIKNKIFQRGQEKVKKA from the exons ATGGTGGGACAACCTATTCAACTCATCCAGCTTATTCAATCTTCCAAGTTCTCACCATTCACAGCCAATTTTCAGTTCCAACCTGCAATCATGTCATCGCCTACCAAGCGAACAGTCCTCATCACAGG ATGCTCCCAAGGGGGTGTCGGTAACACGCTGGCACTCGCATTCGCAGCCCAAGGCCTGCGCGTCTTCGCAACCGCCCGTTCCCTTAAGTCGGTGGCGAACCTCACAGAAAAGGGCATCGAAACGCTCACGCTCGACGTGACGAGCTCGCAGAGTATCGCTAGTGTAAAAGAGGAGATTTCAAGACGTACAGGCGGTACCCTTGACATTCTGTACAACAATGCGGGTGCTC TCTACGAAGCGCCAGCAGTAGAAGCAGACTCCTACCGCACCCGCCAAATGTTCGACGCCAACGTCTTCGGCCTCTTCGACATGGTGACAGCCTTCACCCCGCTCCTCCTCGCCGCCGTCTCCACCTCCCGATCTTCCCAGCAACCCACAATCGTCAACGTCGCCTCCGTGCTCGCCCGCCTCCCGGGGCCCTTCACGTCAGGCTACAACGCCACAAAGGCCGCCGTCGCGGCCTACTCTGACACCCTCCGTCTCGAGGTCTCGCCCCTCGGCCTGCGCGTGCTGACGGTCTACATGGGCGAGGTGGCCACCTCCATCATCCAGGCCAACAATATCAGCTTCGACAGGGACAGCCTGTACGTCGACGCCGAGGATAAGGTGCGGGAGCGCAGCGCCACGCAcgagaagacgacgacgaagccTGATGAGTTTGCGAGGCAGGTCGTGCCGCTTGTGCTCAAGAGCGGCGGGAGCCCGTATGTGTGGAAGGGTACGAACGCGTGGCTTGTTTGGTTCTTGAATGCGTTTGGGCCGAGGACGGTGTTTGATGGGACCATGAATGCGGGGGCGGGGTTGGACGATGCGGTGATTAAGAACAAGATTTTCCAAAGAGGCCAggaaaaggttaaaaaggcCTAG